CTACTTCATTACCAGGGATAGGCTCCGCATTGAGGACTAGGTGAGAGTTGGCCGACTCCACGACTTGTGTCTTATCGCCAATAAACGCCAGCTTTTTGGACTTGTGCCCAACACGTACTTCTGGGTCATGTGCACTCACTACACGGTCGGAGGGCTTGTTATTTTTGTCCTGTTCAACGTACTGAATATCCTCTTTCTGTGGTTCCACATTCTCAGATGAAGGAGACTGGTTTTCGTCAGGGAGCTTCGGAGTAACGTTCTCACGTAAAATACGCAGGAGCACCTCGCGTTGTTGCTTGGCTGTTTCCTGCTCATTGTCGTTTTTCCACTGGGTATCCATGTCGTCGGTGTCCGCACGTTCCAGCCATGCCACTAAACTGAACGCCAAAACACATAGATTGCTGAAGGCGAGATTTCTTTCGCTGCCCTGCACCTCACGCTTGAGTTTGCGAAAGAATGCCCCCACATCCATGTTCTCCTTCAATTTTTCGTAACGCGCTGGGTTATGACGCTTCAAGTAACGCACAAGCTTTTGAGCCGCTTGTTGAATGAGCTCATATACACTTGGCGTAGCAACATTGGCATGCGTGTGGAACGCATCTACCAACCAGCGGTCATCATCTTGTCCCCACATGCCGAGGTTCAGTGCCTGAGCGAGGATATTCACGTGACAGGCATGGAATATATCCGCGCCAAGCCGACTCCTGTCCAGCGCAATTGTGCTGTGGTCAAACTTTGCGAGTGAGATCGGTACACCTAAAAATCGCTTAATGAAGATATCACCGACGATCTTTAGCTCCATCTCACGGTCGGAAATGTTGTAGTACCGCTGTACGAGATGGATTTTAAGTTTCAAGGACGGGGCATACGGGTGTTGGCCGATGGGTGAGTACAAGGGAGCACAGAGCTTATCCGCGAACGAGAAATCAATGTATTTCGCCACTGCATCCCAGAATGGATGAGGTGGTATGACTGAATACACCATGATGTCCTCGAAGGAGGCTTGCTCAAAGTTCTTGTACTTTACCCCGTTCATTTCTCCAACTCCCCGTAATCTCGGATACCTCAATTATACCAGAAAACACGAGATTTACGTAGAAATAACGAGTAATACAGATATAATCTTCGAAAATGGCGAACGGCATCTCGCGTAGTTAATCGACAGTCTCTGCGAGCGCGTTATTTCCACTCAATCTACACCGCTGGCCCGCAAATAGCGCGTTCTCGACGCGTTATCGGTTAAACCCGGTGTCAGCCCGGCGAATAGCGCGCTGCGGACGCGCTATGTCAACCGCCAGCGGTGATAACGCGCTCACAGAGACTGTCGATTAACTTGTAGGTGCTTGCGCACCGTGGGTGCGTAAGGGAGCATCAAAATCGGCAAAACAGGCGTTTCTTACGCACCGTGGGTGCGTAAGGGTTCGTCGGAGTGGCTGGCTGAGCATTGCTTGCGCACCGTGGGTGCGTAAGGGACCTCCAAATCGGGTGGCTGACCGCCGCTTACGCACCGTGGGTGCGTAAGGGAGCATCAAAATCGGCAAAACAGGCGTTTCTTACGCACCGTGGGTGCGTAAGGGTTCGTCGGAGTGGCTGGCTGAGCACTGCTTGCGCACCGTGGGTGCGTAAGGGACCACCGGATCGGTTGGCTGGGTACGGCTTAGGCAAGGTGGATGAAAAAGTGCCGTGCTCGTGACCTGTCGAGTTAATCGATAGTCTCTCACAGCGCGTTATTTCCACTCAATCTACACCGCTGGCTCGCAAATAGCGCGTTCTCGACGCGTTATCGGTTAAACCCGGTGTCAGCCCGGCGAATAGCGCGCTGCGGACGCGCTATGTCAACCGCCAGCGGTGATAACGCGCTCACAGCGCGTTATTTCCACTCAATCTACACCGCTGGCCCGCAAATAGCGCGTTCTCGACGCGTTATCGGTCAAACCCGGTCACAGCCCGGCGAATAGCGCGCTGTGGACGCGCTATGTCAACCGCCAGCGGTGATAACGCGCTCACAGCGCGTTATTTCCACTCAATCTACACGCCTGACTCGCAAATAGCGCGTTCTCGACGCGCTATCGGTTAAACCCGGTGTCAGCCCGGCGAATAGCGCGCTGTGGACGCGCTATGTCAACCGCCAGCGGTGATAACGCGCTGGCTCCATATTGGCAGTACGAGTGGACATGCAAAGGAGCGGGATGAACCCCCTAGCGATGCCGCTCCCGTAACACTTGAAACACGTCATCCGGCGTGATATCAGCCTGCTTCCACAAGGCCAACAGATGATAGAGTAAATCGGCACTTTCCGAAGCCAATTCAGACTTCCCAGCCGAACCAGTCATGGCGTTCTTCGCGGCAAGTGCGACTTCCACTGCTTCTTCGCCGACCTTCTTGGCGATTTTATCTACACCGTGTTCGAACAGGTACGTCGTATAGGCTCCCTGCGGTCTATCGCGATAACGCGCCTCGATGGTCTGCCACAAACGCGAAATAATGGACGCATCAACGTTCGTTGATGCGTCTGCAGCACCCTCTTCAGTACCTGCTTCCGCACCCGCTTGGGCACCCGCTTGGGCACCACCCGCGTCGACAGGTTTCGCATCTCCCGCTGCGGCGTCTGCATCCACGGCATTTACCGCGCCTGAATCTACAGCGCTCTTTGGCGCGATGGTGCGGAAGAAGCAAGAGGTCTCGCCCGTATGGCATGCCGGACCCGCCGGTGAAACGAGATAGAGAACCGAGTCACCGTCACAATCCAGTTTTATGTCGTTGACCACCATCACATTTCCGCTGGTGGCGCCCTTGTGCCAGTACTCTTGGCGCGATCGGCTCCAAAACCAGGCCTGCCCTGTACCCAGAGTCCGCTTCAAGGCCTCGCGATTCGCGTAAGCCTGCATGAGTACCTGGTGCGTCGCCGCATCCTGCACAACAACGGGAACCAATCCCGTTTGCGAATCATAGCGAACCGCCTCAAGCGGCACTGTGTTTATCAAGTCGTCCCCCGCTCTTACGCCGTCTCCCACCGTATGGGTACCCCCCTTTGGCGCAGATGCGACTTGACCTGAGCGATGGATGTCTCTTCAAAATGAAAAATACTCGCTGCTAACGCCGCGTCGGCCCCGCCTTCCGTCAGGATGTCGACAAAGTGCTCCTTTTTGCCTGCCCCGCCAGAAGCGATGACTGGCACATTGACGGCGGCGGCGATAAGACGTGTCAAAGGCAGATCGAAACCTTCTCGCGTGCCGTCCTGACGAAAACTGGTTAGCAGAATCTCGCCAGCCCCCAGGTCCACCGCTTTTTTCGCCCACGCGACAGCATCCATTCCGGTGCCTATCTTTCCGCCCTGAATCATGACCTCGTATGTTCCCATCGTTTGATTCAAATTGGCATCGATGGCCACGACGACGCACTGTTCCCCGAAGCGATGCGCTGCTTCGCGAATCAACTGCGGGTTGCGCACGGCCCCCGTATTCATGGATACCTTATCGGCCCCGGCTAGCAAAAGTGCCCTGACATCGTCAATTGTCGTCACTCCGCCGCCAACGGTCAGTGGAATGTTCACTTGCTGCGCGACTTCTTCGACGATCCGGTGCGTCGCCAATCGTCCCTGTTCAGACGCCGAAATATCGAGCAAGACCAGCTCATCTGCGCCTTCCGCCGAGTAGCGTTTGGCGAGTGCAACCGGATCGCCTGCGTCACGACGGTTTTCTAGAAATCCCACGTGCTTGACAACCCGTCCATCAAGTACGTCAAAGCAGGGGATGATACGTTTAGTTAACATCTCCGGTGCCTCCCGTTGTCAATCTCTGTGCGCTGCCGGGCAACACTCCGTCGCCCTTCGCAGCCCTCAGCCGCCAGCGCTCAGTCACTCCTCAGCCAACGCTCCGAGGGTTTGCACAGCCTCAGCCAGGTTCAGGGTGCCGTCATAGAGCGCTCTCCCCGCGATAGCACCAGACAACCCCGCGTCTCTCGCGGCAAGGATGTCTTCGAGGTTCCGAACCCCTCCGGATGCAATGGCTGCCATACCGGTTTCAGCAATCGCCCTGGCCAGTTCGAGGTTCGGCCCTTGCAGCGTGCCGTCTTTCTGAACATCGGTGACCAAAGCGGATGAAATACCGAGACCATACAACTGCCGGGCCACGTCCACTAAGGATATGTCTGTTTGCTCAATCCAGCCCCGCACGGCCAGCTTACCGTCGCGTCCATCGAGCCCAGCCACAATCCTGTCACCGCCAAACCGCTCCACAAACCGCGCCATGAGATTCGTGTCGAGGGCCGCGGTACCAATGACGCAGCGCGTCACACCGATTTGGAGCCACGCGTTCATCGCATCCTCATCCCGCACTCCGCCGCCCACCTGAACGCTGGCGCCGACGGCTTCGGTGAGCTTGACGATATCGCGAATCACATCCCTGTTTACCGGGGAGCCGGACTTGGCCGCATCGAGATCGACGACGTGGAGAAACCGAGCACCCTGGTCAAGCCAGCGCTGTGCAACGGCTCTGGGATTCGCTTCGTAGGTTGTCGATGCCGCATAATCGCCCTTGAAGAGGCGAACACAGGCAGCGCCGAGGATGTCGATGGCAGGGTACAGGGTGAAGGGCTCTCTGGCGCGCTGCCCATCGGACTTCGCATCGGACTTCGCATCGGACTGCGTAAAGGGGAGTCTAGAGGGCTGTCTAGAGTTTTGCCCATTCGAATTTTGCGTCTGGCTCATGCCGTCGTCCGTCATCCCGTTTCGCAAGTTCTTTATCCTCCCTTCACTCTGAGTGCACTTCGTTCGGAACGAGCCCGGCTTCGTTTAATTCCGGCTCATCGGACCGCATCACTTCATCCGGTGGTGCTGTTCCCTGCCTGCCTGTGCAAATCTGAACGAAATTGCGCAAAATGACTTCGCCGACGCGCCCGCTTTTCTCCGGATGAAACTGGGTTCCGAAGATGTTGTCTTTACCAATCACCGCGGGCACCGTGATGCCATTGTAGTCAGCCGCCGCAAGCAGACTCTTGTCGTCTTGCAATTCTGCGCGATAGGAGTGAACAAAATAGACGTAGTCTCCTGGTTTTACGCCGACGAGCAGCGGGTGCTGCACAACCTGAACGAGGTTGTTCCAGCCCATGTGCGGGACCTTAACCGTATTTGGGAACCGCGTTACTCGGCCGGGGATGATGCCGAGCCCGACATGACTCCCGTGTTCCTCACTGATGGAGAGCAGCAATTGCATCCCTAGGCAGATGCCAAGCACTGGGATTCCATCCCGTGCCATCTGTCGAACAACGCGAAGCAGCCCAGAGGCTCGAAGCTGGAACATCGCGTCGCCAAACGCACCAACGCCAGGCAGAACAAGACCGCTGATGGAGCGCCCGGTTGCAACGAGTTCATCGAAGGACGCTCCACTCGAGACGATGACGGTCTCTCCGCCAGCGCGTGCAAAGCCGCTCTGGACACTCGACAGGTTGCCAATCCCTAAATCAAGGAGCACTATCATTCCAATACCCCCTTGCTGCTTGGTACGTTGTCGCCCACAATTTCGACCGCCATCGCGACAGCCGCCCCAGTCGCCTTGAACAGACCTTCGACCATATGGTGACTGTTCTCGCCGTAGAGAATCGCAAGATGCAGCGCCATCCGGGCTTCGTTCGCAACCGATTTAAAGAACTCCCGTGTGAGTTCCGTTGGAAAACTGCCGATCCGCTTGTCAGGAACATCCCCCACCAGCACAAACGCCGGGCGCCCGGAAAAGTCGACGACAGCGCGGGTCAGCGTTTCATCCATCGGCGTGTGACGTTCGCCGTAGCGGCGAATCCCGCGTTTATCCCCGAGCGCCTGATGCAATGCGCGGCCGAGTGCGAGTCCGATATCCTCAACCAGATGGTGGTCATCCACGTCAACATCTCCCGTCGCATGCACCGTCAGGTCAAAACGGCCGTGCACCGCGAACAGATGCAGCATGTGACGAAGAAATGGAACAGGAAAATCAAGCTGGGCTTGGCCGGTCCCGTACAGCGACAGTGACAACTCGACATTCGTTTCTCCAGTGACGCGGTGAATCGTTGCCGTACCTGGTACGTTCACTTGGGACATGTGCGCATTCACGTCTGACATCTTGCTCATCGGCCTCCCTCATGTATGTCACCCAAATCCTCACGCTAGTTGCGCCTGACACCTGAATCCTCACGCTAGTTGGCCTGGCACCTGAATCCTCACGCAGGTTTGTGTCTGACACCTGAATCGTCTCGATTCGTGTCAGGCATCTTCAGCAGCGCTCTTGGTGATGTCGGACATCTCATCCAGGCGAATCGCAATCGACTCTGCATGAGCATCGAGTCCTTCTGCCCGCGCAAGGGTCATGATGTGGCTCCCGTGTGCACGCAGGGTTTCCGGTTTATAAGACACGTAACTCATCCGCCGTAGGAAGTCGGCAACGCCAAGCCCCGAAGCAAAACGTGCGGTTCCGTGCGTTGGCAGCACATGGTTGCTCCCTGCGTAGTAATCACCCACGGGCTCCGGTGTGAACGCCCCCAAAAAGACGGCACCAGCCTGATGAATGGCATCAAGGTATTCTTCAGGTTTGTCGACAAGCAATTCGACATGCTCCGGTGCGCTGCGATTGACCACCTCGAGTGCCTCCGCGAGTGAATGGGCTGTGACAATCGCGCCCCATTTTGTCAGTGCAGCCTCTGCCACCTCGCGCTTTGGCAAGACAGACAGTTGATGCGTAAGAGCCGCTTCAATGGCATCAGCCAGCTCGGGGACAGTCGTGACGCAGACGGCACCCGCTTCCGGATCATGCTCCGCTTGCGCCAACATATCCGCCGCAATGTAATTCGGATTCGCCGTCTCGTCTGCGACGATGAATACCTCACTCGGCCCGGCAATACTGTCGACGCCGACATCCCCCATGACTGCCCGCTTCGCGAGCGCGACATACAGGTTCCCTGGTCCTGCGAGCTTGTCCACTTTTTGAATCGACTCGGTTCCATAAGCGAGTGCAGCAATCGCTTGCGCGCCGCCAAGTGCATACATCTCCGTGACACCAAGCAGGTGAGCTGCTGCCAAGACATGCGGGTGCGGCAGCCCGGTTTCGCGTTGCGGCGGTGAAACGAGCACCATCTCACTGACGCCGGCCACCTGCGCGGGAATGAGGTTCATCAACACAGTCGAAGGATACGCTGCTCGGCCACCCGGAGCGTAGACGCCCACTCGGCGAATCGGACGCCACACAAGCCCGAGAACAGCGCCCTCCGCATCACTGATTTCAACCGTGCCGTGCAGTTGTGACTCGTGAAACCTGCGAATCCGATTTGACGCAGCCTGCAACGCTGCTTGCAACTCCCTGTCGAGGGCGTTCCAGGCAGATTCCATCGCGGCAGGCGAGACCCGAAACCGAAACCCGCCATCGTCTGCGCCAGGGTAGTCCAATTTTGCCGTCCAATGACGAATTGCTTCGTCGCCCCTCTGTTTGACATCGGTCAGGATCTCTTGAACAGCAGCCATCGCTGTATCGTCACTGTCACTTGTTCTTTGCCACTGGAACATTGCCGCCGTATCGCGACGGATTTTCACTGCCAACTCCCCCGCTCTTGAATGGATTCCGCCAGCCGCGCTGAAATTTCGTCAATCAGTCGGCGTTTGGTGCGGTAGCTCGATCTGTTTGCGACCAACCGCGCCGACACATTCATGACCTCGTCAAAGACGATGAGTCCATTGGCGACAAGGGTGCCACCGGTCTGAACGAGATCGAAAATCCTATCTGCAAGTCCAATGACTGCCGCAAGTTCTATCGATCCGCCGAGTGGAATGATTTCCACCGCCTCACCCCGACTCCGAAAGTACTGGTCAGCGAGCCGAGGATATTTGGTCGCCACACGCCGGGCCGGTTGATGCCGAGATTCTGGGCGACCGGCAACGCAGAGGCGACATTCCGCCTTCTTCAAGTCAAGCAGTTCATACACCTCGCGACCGGACTCGAGAACGACATCTTCGCCGACAATGCCGATGTCTGCTACACCAAACGACACATACGTCGGTACATCCGCGGGCTTTGCCAAGAGGAACCGAAGGGCAGCATCGTCCGTGTCAGCAGGCTTAGCGGGCAGATGAAAAACAAGCGATCGGCTCTCATCCATCCCGTCCGGCTTCGGCAATCCGGCACTGGTCCACAGAGGCATCACATCATCGGTCGTTCGACCTTTGGCCAGGGCAATAGTCAGCATTCCGTGTCCACCTCTCGTGTCCCGTCAGCAATCGACGCCTCAGGTTGGCTGGTCCACTCCACCTCACTGAGTGCAGCCATCAGCCGTTCAATCTCGTATGTGAATCCAACAGCTGGGGCAGGGGCACCGAATGATGCCAAAAGCCCATCGTACCGCCCTCCGAGGGCGACCGGCGCACCGACTCCGTTCGCGAACACCTCGAACACGATGCCGCTGTAGTAACTGATATCTCTGGTCAGGGTCAAATCGAATGTTAAATGGTCTGTTAACCGCATGCGTTTTAACTCTTCAGCAAACCGTACAAGGCTGTTCCAATAATTCTCCACCTGCGTCCCGAGAGCCGGGTTACGCCAGCGGATCTCCACCAGGTCTGACAAGTTAGTGCCAGACGGTCTACCAGCGGACATCTTGTCACTGGACATCTTGTCACTGGACATCTTGTCACCGGACATCTCAGCAGCCGACAGCGGGTTTATTTTCGACAGCATGGCCAACAATGCTTCCCCCGAGGGTAAGTCGACACTCCCTTGGTCATCGACGATACGCCGGAAACCAACGTAGTCCCCGCGTGCAAGCGTGCCCATCAGGTCGTCGACTACTGCCGCTTCGAAACCACTCGCGGCCAGAAACGCGGGAGCAAACGCAGCGTGACTGACCACCATTTGCCAGTCCTTTAATCCAAGCTTGGTCAGTCCTGACTGACACAACCGGAGTAAGCGTGCATCAACTTCAACGTCCGCAGGACCAATCCACTCGACGCCCACCTGAGTCGACTCGGCGGCGCGGCCGCTAATCCACGATAGGGAAGCGGGATCGTCCGTACGATGATATACGCGCTCAGCATAACACCAGCGGATTTCGCGATTGCCTGAGGACAATAAAGGTGCTGCCATCCGTGCAATCGACGGCGTCATTTCCGGCCGCAGGGCTACCGTCCGTCCGAGGGTGTCAAATACACGTACCCAAGCTTCTGCCTCAGCAGCGGCTCTACCGCGAAGCAGTGTGTCCACATATTCAAAGGCGCCGCACGACACCATGTCAAAGCCGTGATCTTCAAATTCTGCAAGCAGTTTCGACTCAACCTTGCGTCGGAACCTAGCTTGCTGGGGAAATAGATCCTGCATACCGAGTGGTCTGTCGACCCACTTTCGTACAACGTCCAAGCTCATATTTTCACCACTTCCAGCATCCATTTAAGTCATCTAAGTCGTTTTGGGGCGCTACATCGGTTAGGTATTTTTGCTGTGACGACCCCATTGTGAGGACCCCATCCCGACCGCCTTCTAAGTACCGTCCATTGTAACAGTTTGCACACAAAGAATTCCAAATCACTGTGCGGCACACTTCATCACGGCTGGTACACACTTTACCGCAGTGGTGCGCTCCGTGTGGCACTAGCGCAAACTTCACGGTGGCGTCAGTCCCGTTGCCAGTGGCTTCGGTAGGCTGGGGCTCCCGTAACGGATCGAAAACGCTCTAAACCGCGCGTGTGCTTTAGCTTGCTAACGCAGTAAAGTACGAGGCTTATTTTATATGCAACCTTGCATTCACGTCAATGGGGCAAGTTGGAGCGGTTAAGTTAGAGCGATAGGTCAAAGAGGTGACTCAAAGGAACGGTTCTGAGTGGAGATAACGCGCTTCGAGCGCGTTACGTATCGTGATGCGCAGGGGAGGTCCGAATTGGCTGAGAGGGCTCCGCTAACGCACCGTGGGTGCGTTAGGGAACGCAAAATCGCCTGCCTGAGCGGAGCTTACGCACCGCGGGTGCGTAAGGGAACGTCGACATGGCCCTGGTTTTGAGGAGTAATTTGTAATAACGCGCCCTGAGCGCGTTATTTCCGATTGAATCTATAGTGTCGGCAAGAAATAGCGCGTTGTGGAAGCGCTATGTTCGCACCTGGAGTGAATAGCAACGTGGGAACACGTTATTTTGATGAGTTTCAGTGAATAACGCGCTACGAGCGCGTTATTTCCGCTTGAACATGTTTCGGGCAGGGTGAATAACGCGTTCTCGGCTCGCTATCGGCGGGAACGTTGCAGAACGTGCCCGAATGCAGACGAGAACGTTACAGAACGTTACAGAGGGTTACTAAATGTGACAAAAGGCGGACCGGAAATCGACCAAATATAGGCTACCGCGGAACAATGTTACAAAATGCGGATCTGAGTGTGGCCGTTCCACTCCACACCACTTAGTTACCGGACAGCATGCGACGCCAGTCAGGAGACAATTCCGTGCATGCCGCAAGGGCAAGAGCGTCTTCCGGCATCACCAGACTATCCCTTCGGATTTTGTGCGTCTGTCGAATCGTCCACTGGGGATGCAGCCGATGTATCAGGCGAATCTCCATTCCAGCTTCAACCGTGCCTGTTTGCAGTACACGAACGTACCAGCCTGTCCATCCGAATCGCTCAACGTCTGCTGGCAACTGCGGCAGATGGTGCTTCCGCCCAAGTTTCCAACACGGCGAACGAGGCTGTGAAACTTGCAGGATAACTTCTCCTACCTTCAGAGTATCGCCGAGACACATGTTGTCTTCAGTGAGGCCCGAAACAGTAAAGTTTTCTCCGAATGCCCCGTAAGCAAGAGAGAGCCCACGCAACTGCTTCCAGTCTGGGTAATGATTAGCGCTGTACATCAGGATTGCTCGATGCGGACCACCATGATTCTCCAAATCAGCCTGGCCATCACCAGCCAGATTTGTTACGCCGACCTCGACTGCTCCGAGCACACTGGACTTATCAATGCCCGAGACGTAGGCAGCCTCTTTTCCGTCCGATGGATGTTGGAAGACCTTCTGCTCTGGTAACCCTACTTGAATGGAGAGGAGCTTCCCCTGAATGTCTGGCATCGCTGCAACCCCCTTCACTTCCACACGCCCCACCTCTAACAGCCAACGCCCGGGCCGCCGTGCTGGTCCTGGTCCTGGTCCTGGTCCTGGTCCTGGTCCTGGTCCTGGTCCTGGCACTGCCGTCGGCGCCCACACGCGCCCGAAGCTTCGGCCCTTGCCTTATTCCAGGCTTCCCGTTTGTGCATAGCGCTGCGCTAGCACGTCAATTTCCTTTTTCAGTTCCGAAACCAAATCCTGCTCCGGAATCTTGCGAATGACTTGGCCCTTTCTGAACAGCAGACCTTCTCCACGAGCCCCGGCGATCCCGATGTCCGCCTCCCTCGCTTCCCCCGGCCCGTTGACGGCGCAACCGAGCACAGACACCTTGATGGGTGCCTTGATACCCTCGAGGTACTCCTCGACTTCATTCGCGACGGAGATGAGATCGATGTCTATCCGCCCGCAAGTGGGACACGACACAAGCGTCGCCGCGTTTGAAATGAGGTGGAAGTCCTTCAGCAGTTCGCGGGCGACGCGAATCTCTTCGACCGGATCGGCACTGAGAGAAACGCGCATCGTGTTGCCGATGCCCATCGACAAGAGCGTCCCGAGCCCCGCTGAACTCTTGATGGTCCCGCTAAACAGTGTCCCTGACTCCGTAATGCCAAGGTGAAGCGGGTAGTCGAACGCTTCAGCAGCTAGGCGATACGCGTCAATTGCAAGCGGCAGGTCTGAGGCTTTCATCGACACAATGATGTCTTCAAAATCGAGATCTTCAAGGATGTGAATGTGATGCAGGGCGCTTTCCAACATGCCCTCGGCCGTCGGGTAGCCGTGTTTCTCAAGAATATGGCGTTCGAGACTCCCTGCATTGACGCCGATACGAATCGGAATTCCCCGTTCCTTGCAAGCTTTCACAACGGCTTCGACCCTATCCCGCTGCCCAATGTTACCAGGGTTGATTCGGACCTTGTCGATTCCATTCTCAATGGCCATTAACGCCAATCTGTAATCAAAATGTATATCGGCAACAAGTGGAATGTGGATCTGCCGCTTAATATCCTTGACCGCGGCCGCCGCCTCTTTCGTGTTGACCGTGACACGCACCAATTCGCAGCCGGCGTCTTCAAGGCGGTGGATCTCCTCCACTGTACTCTTGACGTCAGCCGTCTTCGTCGTGGTCATGCTTTGGATGAGCACTTGGTTGGATCCGCCAATCGTCAACGGACCGACGTGTACTTTTCTAGTATCTTTTCGATGAAACATCGTTCATACTCCTCGAAAAAAACATAGTGTGTGAACAAAAAAACAAGTTCTGTGAAGCAAAAACATAGTCCGTGAACCAGCAACTATCTAGAAC
The Alicyclobacillus curvatus genome window above contains:
- a CDS encoding MOSC domain-containing protein, translating into MPDIQGKLLSIQVGLPEQKVFQHPSDGKEAAYVSGIDKSSVLGAVEVGVTNLAGDGQADLENHGGPHRAILMYSANHYPDWKQLRGLSLAYGAFGENFTVSGLTEDNMCLGDTLKVGEVILQVSQPRSPCWKLGRKHHLPQLPADVERFGWTGWYVRVLQTGTVEAGMEIRLIHRLHPQWTIRQTHKIRRDSLVMPEDALALAACTELSPDWRRMLSGN
- the ispG gene encoding flavodoxin-dependent (E)-4-hydroxy-3-methylbut-2-enyl-diphosphate synthase, coding for MFHRKDTRKVHVGPLTIGGSNQVLIQSMTTTKTADVKSTVEEIHRLEDAGCELVRVTVNTKEAAAAVKDIKRQIHIPLVADIHFDYRLALMAIENGIDKVRINPGNIGQRDRVEAVVKACKERGIPIRIGVNAGSLERHILEKHGYPTAEGMLESALHHIHILEDLDFEDIIVSMKASDLPLAIDAYRLAAEAFDYPLHLGITESGTLFSGTIKSSAGLGTLLSMGIGNTMRVSLSADPVEEIRVARELLKDFHLISNAATLVSCPTCGRIDIDLISVANEVEEYLEGIKAPIKVSVLGCAVNGPGEAREADIGIAGARGEGLLFRKGQVIRKIPEQDLVSELKKEIDVLAQRYAQTGSLE